A DNA window from Stenotrophomonas sp. 57 contains the following coding sequences:
- a CDS encoding carboxyl transferase domain-containing protein translates to MTVLNSQLQPGSDTFESNRAAMQAVVDDLHATLARTALGGNEAARAKHTARGKLLVRDRIDALLDPGSAFLEIAPLAAHGMYDDAVPAAGVVAGIGRVSGVECVIVANDATVKGGTYYPMTVKKHLRAQEIAEQNHLPCIYLVDSGGAFLPLQDEVFPDRDHFGRIFYNQANLSAQGIPQIACVMGSCTAGGAYVPAMSDETVIVREQGTIFLGGPPLVKAATGEVVTAEELGGADVHTRISGVADHMADNDLQALARVRAIIAQLNWRKPEPAMAVQAPEEPLLPAHELYGVIPADTRKPYDVREVIARLVDGSRFDEFKPRYGATLVTGFAHLNGYPIGIIANNGILFSESALKGAHFIELCTQRNIPLVFLQNITGFMVGRKYEQGGIAKDGAKLVMAVACAKVPKFTVVIGGSFGAGNYGMCGRAYSPNFLWMWPNARIGVMGGEQAASVLATVKRDGIEAKGGEWPAAEEDAFKAPIRDQFEQQGHPYYASARLWDDGVIDPADTRRVLALALSASLNAAPQQTRFGVFRM, encoded by the coding sequence ATGACCGTCCTCAACAGCCAGCTGCAACCGGGCAGCGACACCTTCGAAAGCAACCGCGCCGCCATGCAGGCCGTGGTCGATGACCTGCACGCCACGCTGGCGCGCACCGCGCTGGGCGGCAACGAGGCCGCCCGTGCCAAGCACACCGCGCGCGGCAAACTGCTGGTGCGCGACCGCATCGATGCCCTGCTCGACCCGGGCAGTGCGTTCCTGGAAATCGCGCCGCTGGCCGCGCACGGCATGTATGACGACGCGGTGCCCGCCGCGGGCGTAGTGGCCGGCATCGGCCGCGTGAGCGGCGTGGAGTGCGTGATCGTGGCCAACGATGCCACGGTCAAGGGCGGCACCTACTACCCGATGACGGTGAAGAAGCATCTGCGCGCGCAGGAGATCGCCGAGCAGAACCACCTGCCCTGCATCTACCTGGTCGATTCTGGCGGCGCGTTCCTGCCGCTGCAGGACGAAGTCTTCCCTGACCGCGATCATTTCGGCCGCATCTTCTACAACCAGGCCAACCTGTCGGCGCAGGGCATTCCGCAGATCGCCTGCGTGATGGGCAGCTGCACCGCCGGTGGCGCCTATGTGCCGGCGATGAGCGACGAGACCGTGATCGTGCGCGAACAGGGCACGATCTTCCTCGGCGGCCCGCCGCTGGTGAAGGCGGCCACCGGTGAAGTGGTGACCGCCGAGGAACTGGGGGGCGCCGACGTGCACACCCGCATCTCCGGCGTGGCCGACCACATGGCCGACAACGATCTGCAGGCGCTGGCACGGGTGCGCGCGATCATCGCCCAGCTCAACTGGCGCAAGCCGGAACCGGCGATGGCGGTGCAGGCGCCCGAGGAACCGCTGCTGCCGGCGCATGAACTGTATGGCGTGATTCCCGCCGACACGCGCAAGCCCTACGACGTGCGCGAAGTGATCGCGCGCCTGGTCGATGGCTCGCGTTTCGATGAGTTCAAGCCGCGCTACGGCGCCACGCTGGTCACCGGCTTCGCCCATCTGAACGGCTACCCGATCGGGATCATCGCCAACAACGGCATCCTGTTCTCCGAGTCGGCACTGAAGGGCGCGCACTTCATCGAGCTGTGCACCCAGCGCAACATTCCGCTGGTGTTCCTGCAGAACATCACCGGCTTCATGGTCGGCCGCAAGTACGAACAGGGCGGCATCGCCAAGGACGGCGCCAAGCTGGTGATGGCAGTGGCCTGCGCCAAGGTGCCCAAATTCACCGTGGTGATCGGTGGCTCGTTCGGGGCCGGCAACTACGGCATGTGCGGCCGCGCCTATTCGCCGAACTTCCTGTGGATGTGGCCGAACGCGCGCATCGGCGTGATGGGTGGCGAACAGGCGGCCAGCGTGCTGGCCACGGTCAAGCGCGATGGCATCGAGGCGAAGGGAGGGGAGTGGCCCGCGGCGGAAGAGGACGCCTTCAAGGCGCCGATCCGCGATCAGTTCGAACAGCAGGGCCACCCCTACTACGCCAGCGCGCGCCTGTGGGACGACGGCGTGATCGATCCGGCCGACACCCGCCGCGTGCTGGCCCTGGCCCTGTCAGCCAGCCTCAACGCCGCTCCGCAGCAGACGCGCTTCGGCGTGTTCCGCATGTAA
- the zapE gene encoding cell division protein ZapE, whose protein sequence is MSEQALTPSQRYAEGVARGDWQNDPAQHAALAELDRIHLGLLDSAEDGWLDRLSSFWKKPEPVKGLYFWGGVGRGKTFLVDLFYDGLPIKQKYRTHFHRFMRSVHERLREHQGQSDPLAKIAQEWRSNLRVLVLDEFFVTDIGDAMLLARLLERLFAEGVTLVTTSNTAVENLYLNGLQRESFLPAIGLLQRFCVELYAEGTEDYRMRALTRSPVYRAPLAADSDDWLATRWNELSGGQPAKAGNIEIEGRKIPVRGRGKSIAWFDFAALCEGPRGPSDYIEIAHEFNTVLLGGIPAFDRVNEDAARRFVNLIDELYDRHVNLVCTASTSPIELYTGQRLQGAFERTASRLIEMQSAEYLGTPHRA, encoded by the coding sequence ATGAGCGAGCAGGCGTTGACCCCGTCGCAGCGGTACGCGGAAGGGGTCGCCCGCGGCGACTGGCAGAACGACCCGGCCCAGCATGCGGCGCTGGCCGAGCTGGACCGCATCCACCTGGGCCTGCTGGACAGCGCCGAGGACGGTTGGCTGGACCGCCTGTCCTCGTTCTGGAAGAAGCCCGAGCCGGTGAAGGGCCTGTACTTCTGGGGCGGCGTCGGCCGCGGCAAGACCTTCCTGGTCGACCTGTTCTATGACGGCCTGCCGATCAAGCAGAAGTACCGCACGCACTTCCACCGCTTCATGCGCAGCGTGCACGAGCGCCTGCGCGAGCACCAGGGACAGAGCGACCCACTGGCGAAGATCGCCCAGGAATGGCGCAGCAACCTGCGCGTGCTGGTGCTGGATGAGTTCTTCGTCACCGACATTGGTGATGCGATGCTGCTGGCGCGGTTGCTGGAGCGCCTGTTCGCCGAGGGCGTGACCCTGGTCACCACCTCCAACACGGCGGTGGAGAACCTGTACCTCAACGGGCTGCAGCGCGAGAGCTTCCTGCCGGCCATCGGCCTGCTGCAGCGCTTCTGCGTCGAGCTGTATGCCGAAGGCACCGAGGATTACCGCATGCGCGCACTGACCCGCTCGCCGGTATACCGCGCGCCGTTGGCCGCCGACAGCGACGACTGGCTGGCCACGCGCTGGAACGAACTGAGTGGCGGCCAACCGGCCAAGGCCGGCAACATCGAGATCGAGGGCCGCAAGATCCCGGTCCGCGGCCGCGGCAAGAGCATCGCCTGGTTCGATTTCGCCGCCCTGTGCGAAGGCCCGCGCGGCCCGTCGGATTACATCGAGATCGCGCACGAGTTCAACACGGTGCTGCTGGGCGGCATTCCCGCCTTCGACCGCGTGAACGAAGATGCCGCGCGCCGCTTCGTCAACCTGATCGACGAGCTGTACGACCGCCACGTCAACCTGGTGTGCACCGCCAGCACCTCGCCGATCGAGCTGTATACCGGCCAGCGCCTGCAGGGTGCGTTCGAGCGCACCGCCTCGCGCCTGATTGAAATGCAGAGCGCCGAATACCTGGGCACCCCGCACCGGGCGTAA
- a CDS encoding CocE/NonD family hydrolase codes for MHKPSFPVAPGETACLELDGPAGPLEVVVDLPKADVPVQPIVAIICHPLSTEGGTLHNKVVTMTATTLRELGIATVRFNFRSVGGSAGQFDHGVGEQDDLKAVAAWVQSQRPDDRLWLAGFSFGSFVSLKAAAALQPEALISIAPPAGRWDFDGIAPPARWLVIQGEQDEIVDPQAVYQWLDTLDVPHELVRMPETSHFFHRKLIDLRGALTHGVKHWLGAAA; via the coding sequence ATGCACAAGCCCTCGTTCCCCGTCGCCCCCGGCGAAACCGCCTGCCTCGAACTGGATGGCCCGGCCGGCCCGCTGGAAGTGGTCGTCGACCTGCCCAAGGCCGATGTGCCGGTGCAGCCGATCGTGGCCATCATCTGCCACCCGTTGTCCACCGAAGGCGGCACCCTGCACAACAAGGTGGTCACCATGACCGCCACCACCCTGCGCGAACTGGGCATCGCCACGGTGCGCTTCAACTTCCGCAGCGTCGGTGGTTCGGCCGGTCAGTTCGACCATGGCGTGGGCGAGCAGGATGATCTGAAGGCCGTCGCCGCCTGGGTGCAGAGCCAGCGCCCCGACGACCGCCTGTGGCTGGCCGGTTTCAGTTTTGGTTCGTTCGTTTCGTTGAAGGCCGCTGCCGCGCTGCAGCCCGAAGCGCTGATCTCGATCGCGCCGCCGGCCGGCCGCTGGGATTTCGATGGCATCGCACCGCCGGCGCGCTGGCTGGTGATCCAGGGCGAGCAGGACGAGATCGTCGACCCGCAGGCGGTCTATCAGTGGCTGGACACGCTGGATGTCCCGCATGAGCTGGTGCGCATGCCCGAGACCAGCCATTTCTTCCACCGCAAGCTGATCGACCTGCGCGGCGCGCTGACCCACGGCGTCAAGCACTGGCTGGGTGCGGCGGCATGA
- a CDS encoding c-type cytochrome, translated as MRNYDLEFLKRFSMVIALLATITLGLILLAAYIHTRIPPEVSPTAVKRTEQRISPTGAVYAGSTGAAAQAAAKAAALAKAASQVAYGGTKDGKVIFDNLCTACHTTGVGMAPTLDHAHWDKRIAQGKDTLYKHAIEGYTGPDGGIMPPKGGNPALTEEQIHATVDWMLGNLK; from the coding sequence GTGCGGAATTACGATCTGGAGTTCCTGAAACGCTTCTCCATGGTGATCGCGCTGCTGGCGACCATCACCCTCGGCCTGATCCTCCTTGCCGCCTACATCCACACCCGGATTCCGCCCGAGGTATCGCCGACCGCGGTCAAACGCACCGAACAGCGCATTTCGCCCACCGGCGCGGTGTACGCCGGCAGCACGGGCGCCGCCGCGCAGGCTGCGGCCAAGGCCGCCGCACTGGCCAAGGCCGCTTCCCAGGTCGCCTACGGCGGCACCAAGGACGGCAAGGTCATCTTCGACAACCTGTGTACTGCCTGCCACACCACGGGTGTGGGCATGGCACCAACGCTGGACCACGCGCACTGGGACAAGCGCATCGCGCAGGGCAAGGACACCCTCTACAAGCACGCCATCGAGGGCTATACCGGCCCTGACGGCGGCATCATGCCGCCCAAGGGCGGCAACCCGGCGCTGACCGAAGAGCAGATCCACGCCACCGTGGACTGGATGCTGGGCAACCTGAAGTAG
- a CDS encoding TetR/AcrR family transcriptional regulator — translation MAYKRSALMEERLAGARERILLATRELVAAGGWRNAPVTAVATQAGVSTGLIYRHFPSKAELFVEVLNAAVAHEVAIMERIASGPEVASERLRLAITAFVRRALAGPGLAHAFIVEPVDPDVEAERMRGRRAFGDVFLRLVEEGVAAGELPAQDAHVAAACLVGAFTEAMVGPTAPSREAHRDEDALVDAICSFCLRAIGAR, via the coding sequence ATGGCCTACAAACGCTCTGCACTGATGGAAGAACGACTGGCCGGGGCCCGGGAACGGATCCTGCTGGCCACCCGTGAGCTGGTCGCCGCCGGCGGCTGGCGCAACGCCCCGGTGACCGCGGTGGCGACCCAGGCGGGGGTGTCCACCGGCCTGATCTACCGCCACTTCCCGTCCAAGGCCGAGCTGTTCGTGGAAGTGCTCAACGCCGCCGTGGCCCACGAAGTGGCGATCATGGAGCGCATCGCCAGCGGCCCGGAGGTCGCCAGCGAGCGGTTGCGGCTGGCGATCACCGCCTTCGTCCGCCGCGCGCTGGCCGGGCCGGGGCTGGCCCATGCCTTCATCGTTGAACCGGTCGACCCGGACGTGGAGGCCGAGCGCATGCGCGGTCGTCGCGCGTTCGGCGATGTGTTCCTGCGCCTGGTGGAAGAGGGCGTGGCGGCTGGTGAGCTGCCGGCGCAGGACGCGCACGTCGCCGCCGCCTGCCTGGTCGGTGCCTTTACCGAGGCGATGGTCGGCCCCACCGCACCCAGCCGTGAAGCGCACCGCGACGAGGACGCGCTGGTCGACGCGATCTGCAGCTTCTGCCTGCGCGCGATCGGCGCCCGGTAA
- a CDS encoding EamA/RhaT family transporter — translation MLYLSLAVICSVLVSVLLKVVNRRRLDVAQMVTWNYLVAATMTAVVLQPPLDALRAPHAPWLSLLALAVMLPSIFLVLGRAVAVAGIVRSDVAQRLSLLLSLTAAFLFFGQTATPWKLAGLGLGLLAMVAISLRPRGPALASSPAGWGWLLGVWGGFAVVDVLLKQVALSGTPSMAAVLASFSVAFVLMLALQLWRHASGRTRLAWRNLGAGALLGLLNGGNILFYVHAHQSMPDSPATVFAGMNIGVVVLGALVGVFAFGEATTKWNRAGLALAVLAIGLIAWG, via the coding sequence ATGCTCTACCTGTCCTTGGCCGTGATCTGCAGTGTGCTGGTTTCGGTGTTGTTGAAGGTGGTCAACCGCCGCCGGTTGGATGTCGCGCAGATGGTCACCTGGAACTACCTGGTGGCCGCGACAATGACGGCGGTGGTGCTGCAGCCACCGCTGGATGCACTGCGCGCGCCGCATGCGCCGTGGCTGTCATTGCTGGCGCTGGCGGTGATGCTGCCCTCGATCTTCCTGGTGCTGGGCCGCGCAGTGGCGGTGGCCGGCATCGTCCGCAGCGATGTGGCACAGCGCCTGTCGCTGCTGTTGTCACTGACCGCGGCCTTCCTGTTCTTCGGCCAGACCGCCACGCCGTGGAAGCTGGCCGGTCTCGGCCTGGGCCTGCTGGCAATGGTGGCCATCAGCCTGCGCCCTCGAGGCCCGGCGTTGGCGTCCTCACCCGCTGGCTGGGGCTGGCTGCTGGGCGTGTGGGGCGGGTTCGCGGTGGTGGACGTGCTGCTCAAGCAGGTGGCGCTGTCCGGCACCCCGTCGATGGCGGCGGTGCTGGCCAGCTTCAGCGTGGCGTTCGTGCTGATGCTGGCGCTGCAGCTGTGGCGGCACGCCAGCGGCCGCACCCGGCTGGCCTGGCGCAATCTCGGCGCCGGTGCGCTGCTGGGCCTGCTCAACGGCGGCAACATTCTCTTCTACGTGCATGCGCACCAGTCGATGCCGGACAGCCCAGCGACCGTGTTTGCCGGCATGAACATCGGCGTGGTGGTGCTGGGTGCGCTGGTGGGCGTGTTCGCCTTCGGCGAGGCGACCACGAAGTGGAACCGCGCCGGCCTGGCGCTGGCGGTGCTGGCGATCGGGTTGATCGCCTGGGGGTGA
- a CDS encoding DUF2884 family protein translates to MRLRLPALALLPALFIPPSLAAEGPDLRSDQCGIHTDYDVLVDSGGIWLRHGPQAPHEVVFHDGELSLDGTMVPVSAADAARLRQMEAGARQLMPAATALAHEVSGVTFDALDAAFEAITGKSRNRQMRAMRGEMQDWIDASLGRGYWEQDSFGDGFDAHIEQMAETMATSMTRSVLWQVFTGRAGAMERRADRLDAEVDRRMEARSQQLEAKAMALCPLVRSLAEAHDALEVRHQGQPLRLLERGESVRVEHGTGSGLHVSAGPDERPRDDALAPSR, encoded by the coding sequence ATGCGCCTGCGCCTGCCCGCCCTGGCCCTGCTGCCTGCCCTGTTCATCCCCCCGTCGCTGGCCGCCGAGGGGCCGGACCTGCGTTCGGACCAGTGCGGCATCCATACCGACTACGACGTGCTGGTGGACAGCGGCGGCATCTGGCTGCGGCATGGCCCGCAGGCGCCGCATGAAGTGGTGTTCCACGATGGCGAGCTGAGCCTGGACGGCACCATGGTGCCGGTCAGCGCCGCCGACGCCGCCCGCCTTCGGCAGATGGAGGCGGGCGCCCGCCAGCTGATGCCCGCCGCCACCGCGCTGGCCCATGAGGTCTCCGGGGTCACCTTCGATGCGCTGGACGCCGCCTTCGAAGCCATCACTGGCAAGTCCCGCAACCGCCAGATGCGGGCGATGCGCGGCGAGATGCAGGACTGGATCGACGCCAGCCTCGGCCGTGGCTACTGGGAACAGGACAGCTTCGGCGATGGCTTCGACGCGCATATCGAGCAGATGGCCGAGACGATGGCCACGTCGATGACCCGCAGCGTGCTGTGGCAGGTGTTCACCGGCCGCGCCGGGGCCATGGAGCGCCGCGCCGACCGCCTCGATGCCGAGGTTGATCGCCGCATGGAAGCGCGCAGCCAGCAGCTGGAGGCCAAGGCGATGGCGCTATGCCCGCTGGTGCGGTCACTGGCAGAGGCACACGATGCGCTGGAAGTGCGGCACCAGGGCCAGCCGCTGCGGCTGCTGGAGCGCGGTGAGAGCGTGCGGGTGGAGCACGGCACCGGCTCGGGCCTGCATGTGTCGGCCGGGCCGGATGAGCGGCCGCGTGACGACGCCTTGGCGCCCTCCCGATAA
- a CDS encoding isovaleryl-CoA dehydrogenase, with product MHVPSLNFDLGEEIDLLRQSVAHFAAAEVAPLAAEADATNQFPLTLWPKLGEQGLLGLTVEEAYGGTGMGYLAHVVAMEEISRASGGIGLSYGAHSNLCVNQLRKNGNEEQKQRFLPDLCSGAKVGALAMSEPGAGSDVVSMKLRADKRGDRYVLNGNKMWITNGPDADVLVVYAKTDMDAGAKGITAFLVEKGMKGFTTAQKLDKLGMRSSPTCELVFQDCEVPEENVLGQVGGGVRVLMSGLDYERVVLSGGPLGLMAAAMDVVMPYVHERHQFGEAIGSFQLIQAKIADMYVGLGACRAYVYAVARACDQGRTTRQDAAGAILYAAEKATWLTGQAIQILGGNGYINEYPTGRLWRDAKLYEIGAGTSEIRRMLIGRELFQRTL from the coding sequence ATGCACGTGCCATCCCTGAACTTCGATCTCGGTGAGGAGATCGACCTGCTGCGCCAGAGCGTGGCCCATTTTGCCGCCGCCGAGGTCGCACCGCTGGCCGCCGAGGCCGATGCCACCAACCAGTTCCCGCTGACCCTGTGGCCCAAGCTGGGCGAACAGGGCCTGCTCGGCCTCACCGTGGAGGAAGCATACGGCGGTACCGGCATGGGCTACCTGGCCCACGTGGTGGCGATGGAAGAAATCTCGCGCGCCTCCGGTGGCATCGGCCTGTCCTATGGCGCGCATTCCAACCTGTGCGTGAACCAGCTGCGCAAGAACGGCAACGAGGAACAGAAGCAGCGCTTCCTGCCCGACCTGTGCAGCGGTGCCAAGGTGGGCGCGCTGGCGATGAGCGAACCGGGCGCCGGTTCGGACGTGGTGTCGATGAAGCTGCGCGCGGACAAGCGCGGCGACCGCTACGTGCTCAACGGCAACAAGATGTGGATCACCAACGGCCCCGATGCCGACGTGCTGGTGGTCTATGCAAAGACCGACATGGACGCCGGTGCCAAGGGCATCACCGCCTTCCTGGTCGAGAAGGGCATGAAGGGCTTCACGACCGCGCAGAAGCTGGACAAGCTGGGCATGCGCTCCTCGCCCACCTGCGAGCTGGTGTTCCAGGACTGCGAAGTGCCCGAAGAGAACGTGCTGGGCCAGGTCGGCGGCGGCGTGCGCGTGCTGATGTCCGGCCTGGACTACGAGCGCGTGGTGCTGTCCGGTGGCCCGCTGGGCCTGATGGCCGCGGCCATGGACGTGGTGATGCCGTACGTGCATGAGCGCCACCAGTTCGGCGAGGCGATCGGCAGCTTCCAGCTGATCCAGGCCAAGATCGCCGACATGTACGTGGGCCTGGGTGCCTGCCGCGCTTATGTCTACGCCGTGGCGCGCGCCTGCGACCAGGGCCGCACCACCCGTCAGGATGCCGCCGGCGCCATCCTCTACGCTGCCGAGAAAGCCACCTGGCTGACCGGCCAGGCGATCCAGATCCTAGGCGGCAACGGCTACATCAACGAGTACCCGACCGGCCGCCTGTGGCGCGACGCCAAGCTGTATGAAATCGGCGCCGGCACCTCGGAGATCCGCCGCATGCTGATCGGCCGCGAACTGTTCCAGCGCACCCTGTAA
- a CDS encoding ExeM/NucH family extracellular endonuclease codes for MRRRSLALALSLLLPASAFAQAQPQAAPAPAAPAARTGATVVLTAAPADWRALDGQRVRIAAPLTLAGTDGLERFGQLTVAFDGRLWQPTEVAAPGTAGYEQVMADNQRRRLVLDDGSDARDPASVPYLPGTPVLRTGMQLRNVEGVVHVDAQGRPRLQVEGVLKLPELKRPAVPTVPGSLHVAAFNLENFFNGDGQGGGFPTLRGARTLDEHKAQVAKLVTTINALGADVAALMELENDGYGPQSAIAELVDALNRDRGAQGDWRFVDAGNGPGENPIRVGIIYRSSRLQPLGTPATLTGGPFVEHSRVPLAQAFQGKQGAPFVVVANHFKSKGCRDAAGADADHNDNQGCWNATRVTSAQQLHAWLQTDPTDTGAKDAVLLGDFNAYAMEDPIRALHDLGWQDAFKVAKVEHPYSYVYNGYTGRLDHALLSPGMAKRLRGAAEWHSNADEQDASGYQGRNVQGPWRSSDHDPLLLGFDK; via the coding sequence ATGCGCCGCCGTTCCCTTGCCCTTGCCTTGTCCCTGCTGCTGCCGGCCAGCGCCTTCGCCCAGGCCCAGCCGCAGGCCGCACCGGCCCCGGCAGCGCCTGCCGCGCGCACCGGCGCCACCGTGGTGCTGACCGCCGCACCGGCCGACTGGCGCGCATTGGACGGCCAGCGCGTGCGTATCGCCGCACCGCTTACCCTCGCCGGTACCGATGGCCTGGAGCGTTTCGGCCAGCTCACCGTGGCCTTCGATGGCCGCCTCTGGCAGCCCACCGAAGTGGCCGCGCCGGGCACTGCCGGCTACGAGCAGGTGATGGCCGACAACCAGCGTCGCCGCCTGGTGCTGGACGACGGCAGCGATGCCCGTGACCCGGCCAGCGTGCCGTACCTGCCGGGCACCCCGGTGCTGCGCACCGGCATGCAGCTGCGCAACGTGGAGGGTGTGGTGCACGTGGACGCGCAGGGGCGCCCGCGCCTGCAGGTCGAAGGTGTGCTGAAGCTGCCGGAGCTGAAGCGCCCGGCGGTGCCGACGGTGCCGGGCAGCCTGCACGTGGCCGCCTTCAACCTGGAGAACTTCTTCAACGGCGACGGCCAGGGCGGTGGCTTCCCGACCCTGCGTGGTGCGCGCACCCTGGACGAGCACAAGGCCCAGGTGGCCAAGCTGGTCACCACGATCAACGCGCTGGGCGCCGACGTCGCCGCGCTGATGGAGCTGGAAAACGATGGCTACGGCCCGCAGTCGGCCATCGCCGAGCTGGTCGATGCGCTCAATCGCGACCGTGGTGCGCAGGGCGACTGGCGCTTCGTCGATGCCGGCAACGGCCCCGGCGAGAATCCGATCCGGGTCGGCATCATCTACCGCAGCAGCCGCCTGCAGCCGCTGGGCACGCCAGCAACGCTGACCGGCGGCCCGTTCGTCGAGCACAGCCGCGTGCCGCTGGCGCAGGCCTTCCAGGGCAAGCAGGGCGCGCCGTTCGTGGTGGTGGCCAACCACTTCAAGTCGAAGGGCTGCCGCGACGCGGCCGGTGCCGACGCCGACCACAACGACAACCAGGGCTGCTGGAATGCCACCCGCGTGACCTCGGCGCAGCAGCTGCATGCCTGGCTGCAGACCGACCCCACCGACACCGGTGCAAAGGACGCGGTGCTGCTGGGTGATTTCAACGCCTACGCGATGGAAGACCCGATCCGCGCCCTGCATGACCTGGGCTGGCAGGACGCGTTCAAGGTCGCCAAGGTCGAGCATCCCTACAGCTACGTCTACAACGGCTACACCGGCCGCCTTGACCACGCGCTGCTGAGCCCGGGCATGGCCAAGCGCCTGCGCGGTGCCGCCGAGTGGCACAGCAACGCCGACGAGCAGGACGCCAGCGGCTACCAGGGCCGCAACGTGCAGGGCCCGTGGCGCAGTTCCGACCACGACCCGCTGCTGCTGGGCTTCGACAAATAA